A genome region from Besnoitia besnoiti strain Bb-Ger1 chromosome Unknown contig00158, whole genome shotgun sequence includes the following:
- a CDS encoding putative apocytochrome b (encoded by transcript BESB_029710), translating to MIMHLFVPYLPYYLIGLIFLQTAFGLIELSHPDNSIPVNRFVTPLHIVPEWYFLAYYAVLKVIPSKTGGLLVFMLSTCQ from the coding sequence tttgttccctatctaccatattatctaattggtttaattttcttacaaacggcttttggtttgattgaattatcgcacccagataactccataccagtgaaccggtttgtaactccgcttcatatcgtacctgaatggtactttttagcatattatgcggtgttaaaagtaatcccatccaaaaccggtggtttgttagtatttatgttatcaacatgtcaatga